The Pseudomonadota bacterium genome includes the window CCCCGCCCGGCCACCCCGAGGATGCTGCCATGGGTGGCCGGGCGGGGGAGCGGGCCGGCTAGGTTTGGCCTCGGCCAACGACCAAGAATCACCCTGTGGATATCTGATTCCCGCCATATTGTCTGACTAGCGTCGCGTCGTTAGAAGGTTCCCTGGGGGGAGCCGCCGATGGTGTCATCTGTCAACAACGCGGCTGAGTTGTTTCATGCTCTCTGTCTTTGTACTGGGCGCCGGTCTCTCGATCGGCGCGGCGGCGGCTGATTCGGCCTCGCTGCCACCTCTACCGATCGCACCGGTCGTGGTCGAGGCGGCGCCGCTGCAATCCGCCGGTCACCTTGTGCTGGCGGCGAACGGTCTCTCAGGGCTCGATTCGGAAAGTTTCGATCACCTGTTGAGCCTGACCGGCTATCAGGTCGACACCGCGCGCGATGGCGATGCCGCGGTGCCGCGGATCTATGCCGCGTCGATGCCACCGGACATGGCGGCCATCGCATCGAGTGACGACCGCAAGCGCATCTTCATCAAGCTGATGCTGCCTTTGGTTCTGGACGCCAACGAACGGCTTCTGGTCGACCGCGCCCGTCTGCTTTACCTGGCGGCGCGCGAGGACAGCGGCCTCACTGTGTCCTTCACCGAACGGCGCTGGCGTGCGGCGATGTACGAAGCTTACGGC containing:
- a CDS encoding glucosaminidase domain-containing protein, translating into MLSVFVLGAGLSIGAAAADSASLPPLPIAPVVVEAAPLQSAGHLVLAANGLSGLDSESFDHLLSLTGYQVDTARDGDAAVPRIYAASMPPDMAAIASSDDRKRIFIKLMLPLVLDANERLLVDRARLLYLAAREDSGLTVSFTERRWRAAMYEAYGVEPGDRDELLARVDVIPPSMMLAQAAQETGWGTSRFVHEGNALFGQRIWEAGAGMVPDARASGENHEVRAFDGLRESVFAYMVNLNSHDAYASFRDLRAFYRDTDRALDGYLMATGLDGYSEEGQAYVDKIRAIIRSNDLTDFDSARLADLAL